A genome region from Jeongeupia sp. HS-3 includes the following:
- a CDS encoding uracil-xanthine permease family protein produces the protein MFSTLKQAISGAQILFVAFGALVLVPLLTGLNPALALLGAGVGTLMFQLVTKREVPLFLGSSFAFIGPIIFSIQTWGQAATQFGLFAAGFMYFLIAALIRWRGMAFIHKLLPPVVIGPVIMVIGLSVAVAASGMAMGQGGGKQLIPYQTSIFLAAISLATTIVVAVFSGGMLRLVPILSGVFVGYVTATLLGVVDFAPIAAAPWFALPHIVHPEISWAAALFMMPVAIAPAIEHIGGVMAIGGVTGKDYTASPGLHRTLAGDGLGVCFAGFVGGPPITTYGEVTGALMITKNFNPVTMTWAAVLAVILAFFGKFNAILQSIPLPVMGGIMVLLFGTIASIGLKTLIDAKVDLMAPRNLVIVAVVLTCGVGGLTLKLGDLNLAGVGLVSVLAIILNFVLPQDKHHDGIVEGQDV, from the coding sequence ATGTTTTCCACTCTCAAACAAGCAATTTCGGGCGCGCAGATCCTGTTCGTTGCCTTTGGTGCGCTGGTGCTGGTGCCGTTGCTGACCGGCCTCAACCCGGCACTGGCGCTGCTCGGCGCCGGGGTCGGTACCTTGATGTTTCAACTGGTCACCAAGCGTGAAGTGCCGCTCTTTCTTGGCTCGTCGTTCGCGTTTATCGGGCCGATCATCTTCTCGATCCAGACCTGGGGCCAGGCCGCGACACAGTTTGGTTTGTTTGCCGCCGGCTTTATGTATTTCCTTATCGCGGCGCTGATTCGCTGGCGCGGCATGGCGTTCATCCACAAGCTCTTGCCGCCGGTGGTGATTGGCCCGGTGATCATGGTCATTGGCTTGTCGGTCGCGGTGGCGGCCTCGGGCATGGCCATGGGGCAGGGCGGCGGCAAGCAGCTTATTCCCTATCAGACCTCGATTTTCCTTGCGGCGATCTCGCTGGCGACGACCATTGTGGTGGCGGTGTTTTCTGGCGGCATGCTGCGGCTGGTGCCGATTTTGTCCGGGGTCTTCGTCGGTTATGTCACGGCGACTTTGCTGGGCGTGGTTGATTTCGCACCGATTGCCGCCGCACCGTGGTTCGCGCTGCCGCATATCGTGCACCCGGAAATCAGCTGGGCGGCTGCGCTGTTCATGATGCCGGTGGCGATTGCACCCGCGATCGAACACATTGGCGGCGTGATGGCGATCGGTGGGGTAACCGGCAAGGACTACACCGCTTCACCGGGCCTGCACCGCACCTTGGCCGGTGATGGTCTTGGCGTGTGTTTCGCTGGCTTCGTCGGCGGCCCGCCGATCACCACCTATGGCGAGGTGACCGGTGCCTTGATGATTACCAAGAACTTCAATCCGGTGACCATGACCTGGGCGGCGGTGCTGGCGGTGATTCTGGCGTTTTTTGGCAAATTCAACGCCATCCTGCAATCGATTCCGCTGCCGGTGATGGGCGGCATCATGGTCTTGTTGTTCGGCACCATCGCCTCGATCGGCCTGAAAACGCTGATCGACGCCAAGGTTGACCTGATGGCGCCGCGCAATCTGGTCATCGTCGCTGTGGTGCTGACCTGCGGCGTGGGCGGGCTGACGCTCAAGCTGGGTGATCTCAACCTTGCCGGTGTCGGTCTGGTGAGCGTGCTGGCGATCATCCTCAACTTCGTGCTACCGCAAGACAAGCATCACGATGGCATCGTCGAGGGGCAGGACGTCTGA
- the upp gene encoding uracil phosphoribosyltransferase, with product MHIHVVNHPLVQHKLSLLRAADVSTNKFRLLTDELARLLAYEATRDLPLEPVTIAGWCGPVDVQQIKGKKMTVVPILRAGIGMLNGVLDLVPSAKISVVGLARNEETLQPEPYFEKFVGNLSDRLALIIDPMLATGGSLVATIDMLKRNGCKEIKAIVMVAAPEGVKLVNEAHPDVQIYTASLDSHLNEQGYIIPGLGDAGDKIFGTR from the coding sequence ATGCATATTCACGTCGTCAACCATCCGCTGGTGCAACATAAGTTGTCCCTGTTGCGTGCCGCCGATGTCAGCACTAACAAGTTTCGCTTGCTGACCGACGAGCTGGCCAGGTTGCTGGCGTATGAAGCCACGCGCGATTTGCCGCTGGAGCCGGTGACGATAGCCGGCTGGTGCGGCCCGGTCGATGTGCAACAGATCAAGGGCAAGAAAATGACCGTGGTGCCGATCCTGCGCGCCGGTATCGGCATGCTCAATGGGGTGCTTGATCTGGTGCCGTCGGCCAAAATCAGTGTTGTCGGTCTGGCGCGTAATGAAGAAACGCTGCAGCCGGAGCCTTATTTCGAGAAGTTTGTCGGTAATCTGAGTGATCGTCTGGCGCTGATCATCGATCCGATGCTGGCGACCGGTGGTTCGCTGGTGGCGACGATCGACATGCTCAAACGCAATGGCTGCAAAGAGATCAAAGCCATCGTCATGGTGGCCGCGCCCGAGGGCGTCAAGCTCGTCAACGAAGCACATCCGGACGTGCAAATTTACACCGCCTCGCTCGATTCGCACCTGAACGAGCAGGGTTATATCATTCCGGGTCTGGGCGATGCAGGTGACAAGATTTTCGGAACCCGCTGA